One Candidatus Binataceae bacterium DNA segment encodes these proteins:
- the shc gene encoding squalene--hopene cyclase, producing the protein MSELAEVVSETLSASAYPREEALAKLDYAIERAQRSLIEKQDAEGYWHAPLEANAEMNAEFIIFNHFMDTVDVEQEAKLKKLLLDQQNADGSWSLFPEGPGHLSTSIEVYFALKLAGMRAGDEPMMQARRWILSQGGIENCGTLARFYLAAMDQVPWDATASVPVEVALLPNWFPFNMYELSSWARGTTFALMILQATRPVVKVSYQEGVLELYIQPPHFTRFKQPPPKRALSLRTVFNLIDKVLRIYDHHNLKGLRARALAYAENWIVEHQDANGSWGGIQPCYLLSAMALKALGYRNHHPVLKKAIDASRELVWDLGDALLVMPCVSPNWDTALAAKALIDSGIPGDHPALRGAARWLVEHQIFRRGDWSIKRPSLDPGGWAFQFYNDWYPDVDDSAVILMVIAEAACDDSARRERAITCGATWVMGMQSKDGGFAAFDVDNDSHWLNSLPLADVEAVTDPSCADLTGRVLEMMAAVGYQQDHPVARRSIEWLRRNQQADGAWWGRWGVAYVYGTFSALSGLHAIGYDMKQPWIQRAVDWLKSKQNPDGGWGESPLADRDPSWHGRGTSTASQTAWGIIGLLAGEDGAGEQVLRGVQWLVERQNENGAWEENEFTGTGFPGHFYLRYWLYSHYFPLMALGRFRARMKETVSK; encoded by the coding sequence ATGAGTGAGCTTGCAGAAGTGGTCTCCGAAACCCTGAGCGCGTCAGCCTACCCCCGCGAGGAGGCGCTGGCGAAGCTCGACTACGCGATCGAACGCGCGCAGCGCTCACTTATCGAAAAGCAGGACGCCGAGGGCTACTGGCACGCGCCGCTGGAAGCAAACGCGGAGATGAACGCCGAGTTCATCATCTTCAATCACTTCATGGACACGGTGGACGTCGAGCAGGAAGCGAAGCTCAAGAAGCTTTTGCTCGATCAACAGAACGCCGACGGCAGTTGGAGCCTGTTTCCGGAGGGACCAGGCCATCTTTCGACTTCGATCGAAGTGTACTTCGCCCTAAAGCTCGCCGGCATGCGTGCGGGCGACGAGCCCATGATGCAGGCGCGGCGCTGGATTTTGTCGCAAGGCGGAATCGAGAACTGCGGTACCCTGGCGCGCTTCTATCTAGCGGCGATGGATCAGGTTCCCTGGGACGCAACGGCGTCCGTGCCGGTCGAAGTAGCGCTGCTGCCGAACTGGTTTCCGTTCAACATGTACGAACTCTCGTCTTGGGCCCGGGGCACGACTTTCGCGCTCATGATTCTGCAGGCGACACGGCCAGTGGTCAAAGTAAGTTATCAGGAAGGAGTCCTCGAGCTGTACATCCAGCCGCCGCATTTCACCAGGTTCAAGCAGCCTCCCCCCAAGCGCGCGCTTTCGCTGCGCACCGTGTTCAACCTGATCGACAAAGTGCTGCGCATCTATGACCATCACAACCTCAAAGGGTTGCGCGCCCGAGCGCTTGCTTACGCCGAAAATTGGATCGTGGAACATCAGGACGCCAACGGCTCGTGGGGCGGGATCCAGCCGTGCTACCTGCTGAGCGCGATGGCCCTGAAAGCGCTCGGCTATCGCAATCATCATCCGGTGCTGAAAAAAGCGATCGACGCCTCCCGGGAGCTGGTCTGGGACCTCGGCGACGCCCTACTCGTCATGCCGTGTGTATCCCCCAACTGGGACACTGCGTTGGCGGCCAAGGCGCTCATCGACTCGGGCATCCCCGGAGATCACCCGGCGCTGCGCGGTGCCGCCCGCTGGCTGGTCGAACATCAGATTTTCAGGCGCGGCGACTGGTCGATAAAGCGGCCGTCTCTGGATCCGGGGGGATGGGCCTTTCAATTTTACAACGATTGGTATCCGGACGTGGATGATTCGGCCGTCATCCTGATGGTGATTGCGGAAGCCGCGTGCGACGACTCGGCGCGACGTGAACGTGCGATCACCTGCGGCGCCACCTGGGTCATGGGGATGCAATCGAAAGACGGCGGCTTTGCGGCCTTCGATGTTGACAACGATTCGCATTGGCTCAACAGCCTGCCGCTCGCCGACGTGGAAGCCGTGACCGACCCCTCCTGCGCCGATTTAACCGGCCGTGTGCTCGAGATGATGGCGGCCGTCGGCTACCAGCAGGACCATCCGGTCGCGCGCCGCTCAATCGAGTGGTTGCGCCGCAACCAGCAGGCGGATGGTGCGTGGTGGGGACGGTGGGGCGTTGCATATGTCTACGGCACCTTCTCCGCTCTGTCGGGTTTGCACGCCATCGGGTACGACATGAAACAGCCTTGGATCCAGCGTGCGGTCGATTGGCTTAAGTCCAAGCAGAATCCAGACGGGGGATGGGGCGAAAGCCCGCTTGCCGACCGGGATCCCTCCTGGCACGGTCGCGGCACCAGCACCGCATCGCAAACGGCATGGGGGATTATCGGTTTACTGGCCGGCGAAGATGGGGCAGGCGAGCAGGTGCTGCGCGGAGTGCAGTGGCTGGTCGAGCGCCAGAACGAGAACGGCGCTTGGGAAGAAAACGAGTTCACCGGCACTGGGTTCCCCGGACATTTTTATCTGCGCTACTGGCTATACTCGCACTACTTCCCGTTGATGGCATTGGGGCGCTTCCGCGCACGGATGAAGGAGACGGTGTCCAAATAA